The Kordia sp. SMS9 genome window below encodes:
- a CDS encoding shikimate dehydrogenase yields MENELKRYKSLFGLLGRHIAYSFSRGYFSRKFKNLQLNDHFYTNFDIPTIEDFPKIFQENRNIKGMNVTIPYKEAVIPHLDKLHKKAKKIGAVNTIKVMEDGSLKGYNTDCYGFKKSLKPHLKQQHKKALILGTGGASKAIAFVFEELDIDYKYVSRKPKNKQSISYQDLSENIMKSHPIIVNCTPLGTFPKIEDCPDIPYKYVSKDFLFFDLIYNPSETTFLKLGRLQGAQIVNGSKMLEFQAEKAWKIWNS; encoded by the coding sequence ATGGAAAACGAACTAAAAAGATATAAATCACTCTTCGGATTGTTAGGAAGACACATTGCCTACTCGTTTTCGAGAGGTTATTTTTCAAGAAAATTCAAAAACCTACAACTCAACGATCATTTTTATACCAATTTTGACATTCCTACGATAGAAGATTTTCCGAAAATTTTTCAAGAAAACCGCAATATTAAAGGGATGAATGTTACAATTCCGTACAAAGAAGCTGTAATTCCTCACTTAGACAAATTACACAAAAAAGCCAAAAAAATAGGAGCTGTAAACACGATCAAAGTCATGGAAGATGGTTCTTTAAAAGGCTACAATACGGATTGTTACGGATTTAAAAAATCGCTCAAGCCACATTTAAAACAGCAGCATAAAAAAGCGTTGATTCTCGGTACCGGTGGCGCATCTAAAGCGATTGCATTCGTTTTTGAAGAATTGGATATTGACTACAAATACGTTTCGCGAAAGCCAAAAAACAAACAGTCGATTTCGTATCAAGATTTGAGTGAAAACATCATGAAATCGCATCCAATTATTGTGAATTGTACACCGTTGGGCACTTTTCCAAAAATCGAAGATTGTCCAGACATTCCTTACAAATATGTTTCCAAAGATTTTTTGTTCTTCGATTTAATTTACAATCCGTCAGAAACTACCTTTTTAAAACTTGGGCGTTTGCAAGGCGCACAAATTGTGAATGGATCCAAAATGTTAGAGTTTCAAGCAGAAAAGGCTTGGAAAATATGGAATTCTTAA